From Synechococcales cyanobacterium T60_A2020_003, the proteins below share one genomic window:
- a CDS encoding DUF2079 domain-containing protein: protein MGDPSPHEYTVRLGRWFSLSLSRGVLIAAILFWVILVAVVLHRHYAMYPSYTSFDQGIFNQLFWNGVHGGNIFQSSLSSTLSTPVVKDGQVPEVFYHRLGQHFTPSLLLWHPIYWLFPSPITLYILLVTLIAIAGLLLYRLARIYLDVPLATIVAGGYYAANAVIGPSVGNFHDFSQIPLFIFSLLIALEKRCWWLFWLMAALILLVREDSGIILFSIGFYLLASRRFPRLGLAVCAASFGYVLLVTNVFMPMFSEDISRRFMMEQFGQYVDGKEASTVQVILGILSNPLRVLYDLVTPLGETIQYLLGQWLPFMFVPAISPSAWALIACPLLQTLLRKDPIALSINLRYALTLVPGLCYGTILWWSAHPLAWKPRLRYVWITCLTLSILFTITSNPNRSLSWLIPDSISPRVYLAPAAQWHHAGIIRSFMAQIPPDASVSTTSHIVPHLSSRREIVRFPELQLRTDDQEVIQVEYVLLDMKQPQQFQAVFPDERDRLDAMLKGASRIADRDYGVMGFADGVLFLQRGQPSNSGAFDEWKTFQRALKRNS, encoded by the coding sequence ATGGGAGATCCTTCACCGCACGAGTATACAGTTCGGCTAGGACGCTGGTTTAGCCTCAGCCTCAGCCGTGGCGTTCTGATTGCCGCCATCCTATTTTGGGTGATTTTGGTAGCCGTCGTGCTCCATCGTCACTACGCTATGTATCCTTCCTATACCTCCTTTGATCAGGGGATCTTTAACCAACTGTTTTGGAATGGAGTCCACGGGGGCAATATCTTCCAAAGCTCTCTGTCTTCAACCTTGTCCACTCCGGTCGTCAAGGATGGGCAGGTTCCAGAGGTGTTCTACCATCGGCTGGGACAACACTTCACCCCCTCCCTCTTACTCTGGCACCCGATTTACTGGCTGTTTCCTTCCCCCATCACCCTGTACATTTTGCTAGTCACGCTGATTGCGATCGCCGGACTGCTGCTCTACCGTCTGGCTCGGATTTATCTGGATGTGCCGCTAGCGACGATAGTGGCAGGGGGTTACTACGCTGCGAATGCGGTGATTGGGCCAAGCGTGGGAAACTTCCATGATTTTTCGCAAATTCCGCTGTTTATCTTCAGCCTACTCATTGCCCTAGAAAAGCGGTGCTGGTGGCTATTTTGGCTAATGGCGGCCTTAATTCTGCTAGTTCGGGAAGATTCCGGCATTATTTTGTTCAGCATTGGGTTTTACTTACTAGCCAGTCGTCGCTTTCCGCGATTGGGCTTGGCAGTGTGTGCCGCGAGTTTTGGCTATGTGCTGCTGGTCACGAACGTGTTTATGCCGATGTTCTCGGAAGACATTTCGCGGCGGTTCATGATGGAACAGTTTGGGCAGTACGTCGATGGCAAAGAAGCCTCTACCGTCCAGGTCATTTTGGGCATTCTCTCCAATCCGCTCCGAGTTCTGTACGATTTAGTGACTCCGTTAGGCGAAACCATCCAATATCTGCTGGGACAATGGTTGCCGTTTATGTTTGTGCCTGCGATATCGCCATCGGCCTGGGCATTGATTGCCTGTCCCCTGCTGCAAACCCTCCTCCGCAAAGATCCGATCGCCCTCTCGATCAACTTACGCTATGCACTGACCCTGGTTCCGGGGCTTTGTTACGGCACGATTCTCTGGTGGTCGGCGCATCCCCTCGCCTGGAAGCCGCGACTGCGCTATGTCTGGATTACCTGCCTCACCCTCTCCATCCTGTTCACGATTACGTCAAACCCCAATCGTTCCCTGTCTTGGCTGATTCCTGACTCGATTAGTCCTCGTGTGTACTTAGCGCCCGCCGCCCAATGGCACCATGCAGGCATCATCCGTTCCTTTATGGCTCAGATTCCGCCTGATGCCAGCGTTTCAACCACAAGCCATATTGTGCCGCACCTCTCCAGCCGCCGCGAGATTGTGCGGTTCCCCGAATTGCAGCTCCGTACCGATGACCAAGAGGTGATTCAAGTAGAGTATGTGCTGCTGGACATGAAGCAACCGCAGCAGTTTCAAGCGGTATTCCCCGATGAGCGCGATCGCCTAGACGCGATGCTGAAGGGAGCCAGCCGCATTGCCGATCGCGACTATGGGGTGATGGGATTTGCCGATGGCGTACTTTTTTTGCAGCGTGGGCAACCCTCAAATAGTGGAGCGTTTGACGAGTGGAAAACCTTCCAACGCGCATTAAAGCGGAATTCCTAG
- a CDS encoding TIGR03032 family protein, which yields MTSRKSPQQRSQPAIAQITKLGQSGQFAEAIALCQATLQQDPNSPPILHLLGLALLQSGQPQQALAVLQQAIALAPEVPEFQNHLGVVLCQLGQWEAGIKAYQRAIALAPNAIDTRFNLGLALQKQQQFEAAIAEYQQVIELNPRYAAAHYQQGNCWQQLGRWQRAIAAYHIALECQSPYPEAQYNLGVAFYALGDREAAQRCYDQALRDRPQYVEALNALGTLLHDRGQARAAIEQYQQVLRLQPNYVPALFNLANVQQRLEQYDPAYETYHRILELDPHHPKALDGLVGIVRKTARWNELAGLESRLWQVVTERLALGTDVEVSPYSSLFMPLGAAQQRAIAERHATTLVRKLGDRLSLLDLGGSQPSPTDRIRLGYVSGDFRHHAVAQLMLRLFELHDRQQFEVFAYSLGPDDDSAYRQKLMADCDRFLDMRGQTLEAIAHQIRADGIQILIDLAGYTEHACPELFAFRPAPIQITYLGYPGTLGADYIDYIVTDLVVTPPPLAHTLTEQCLYLPYSYQINNNQQFRPDPSQTRQSLREQAGLPKDAVVFCCFNKLEKIEPTIFSIWMSILQQVPASVLWLLSSDPVIDDRVRAIASSHGIDPTRLYFAPRTSKEEHITRHRAADLFLDTRYYNAHTTASDALWAGLPLITPAGETFASRVAASLLYAVQLPQLVTETLQEYEDLAIYLATHSDELQQYQAHLDIHRLDLPLFDTPQTVRHLEQVYLLAWNHHCTGQPPTHLQVKLPSTNVSTPGSAPAVISQPSLLPTVNAETNLDENPGEPVSCQADEGFQHWLRLSGGAIAVTTYQAGKVLMVGWNGQQVTMLLRQFSKPMGMAVMGDRIALATQHEVVLFANAKPLAHDYLEQQPGRYDTLYLPRAAYYTGDLNIHDMSFGQGRLWMVNTRFSCLASLSTDYSFVPEWRPSFISDLAPEDRCHLNGLAMVGDRPKYVTALGETNEVGGWRENKAKGGIVIDVDTNEVIHRGLSMPHSPQWYEGALWVLNSGVGELCRIDVQKGDRTVICALPGFGRGLCFVGDYALMGLCQIRERHIFGGLPVQERFAQLLCGVAIVNIRTGDQVGLLKFDSGCRELYDVKFLPGMLRPTILNLDKPAVREAFTAPEVAYWLRPSNLIHDDPTMFG from the coding sequence ATGACTTCTCGAAAATCCCCGCAGCAACGCTCTCAACCCGCGATCGCCCAGATCACCAAACTTGGACAATCGGGACAATTTGCCGAGGCGATCGCCCTGTGTCAGGCCACGCTCCAACAAGACCCGAACTCCCCTCCCATTCTGCACCTTTTAGGACTAGCACTGCTTCAAAGCGGGCAACCGCAGCAGGCATTGGCAGTACTCCAACAGGCGATCGCCCTTGCGCCAGAGGTGCCTGAATTTCAGAATCATTTGGGGGTCGTCCTCTGCCAGTTGGGGCAATGGGAGGCTGGGATCAAGGCCTATCAGCGGGCGATCGCCCTTGCCCCCAATGCCATCGACACGCGGTTTAATCTGGGCTTAGCCCTTCAGAAACAGCAGCAATTCGAAGCCGCGATCGCCGAGTATCAGCAGGTGATTGAACTCAACCCACGCTATGCCGCCGCCCACTACCAGCAGGGAAACTGTTGGCAACAACTTGGCCGTTGGCAACGGGCGATCGCGGCCTATCACATCGCGCTGGAGTGCCAGTCTCCCTACCCCGAAGCGCAGTATAACTTGGGGGTTGCCTTTTATGCCTTGGGCGATCGCGAGGCGGCTCAGCGCTGTTATGACCAGGCATTGCGCGATCGCCCCCAATATGTCGAAGCCTTAAATGCCCTTGGAACGTTGCTTCATGATCGGGGTCAGGCACGAGCGGCCATTGAGCAGTATCAACAGGTTCTCCGCCTCCAACCTAACTATGTGCCTGCGCTGTTCAATCTGGCAAACGTGCAGCAACGCTTAGAACAGTACGACCCTGCCTACGAAACCTATCACCGCATTCTAGAGTTAGACCCCCACCATCCCAAAGCCTTAGATGGACTGGTTGGCATTGTGCGGAAAACGGCACGCTGGAATGAGTTGGCGGGTCTAGAGTCCCGTCTTTGGCAGGTTGTGACCGAACGCTTAGCCTTGGGGACAGACGTTGAGGTGTCTCCTTACAGCAGTTTGTTTATGCCCCTGGGTGCGGCACAGCAACGGGCAATCGCTGAACGCCATGCCACTACCCTCGTTCGCAAATTGGGCGATCGCCTCTCTCTCTTAGATTTGGGTGGGAGCCAGCCATCCCCGACCGATCGCATCCGGCTGGGCTATGTCTCCGGTGATTTTCGCCATCATGCCGTTGCCCAACTGATGCTGCGGTTGTTTGAACTGCACGATCGCCAACAGTTTGAAGTTTTTGCCTATTCCCTTGGCCCGGACGATGACAGTGCCTATCGCCAGAAACTCATGGCGGATTGCGATCGCTTTTTAGATATGCGAGGTCAGACCCTAGAGGCGATCGCTCACCAGATTCGGGCAGATGGAATCCAGATTTTGATCGATCTAGCCGGGTATACCGAGCACGCCTGCCCAGAACTCTTTGCCTTCCGGCCTGCGCCTATTCAGATCACCTACTTGGGCTATCCCGGCACTCTTGGTGCAGACTATATCGACTATATCGTGACCGATCTCGTCGTAACGCCTCCCCCTCTGGCACATACCCTAACCGAGCAATGTCTCTATCTGCCCTACTCCTACCAAATCAACAACAATCAGCAGTTCCGTCCTGACCCTTCCCAAACCCGCCAATCTCTACGAGAACAGGCGGGCTTACCCAAAGATGCCGTTGTCTTTTGCTGCTTCAACAAACTGGAAAAAATAGAGCCGACGATCTTTTCTATCTGGATGTCGATTTTGCAGCAAGTTCCAGCGAGTGTACTGTGGCTGTTGTCCAGTGATCCAGTCATCGATGATCGGGTGCGGGCGATCGCCTCCAGTCACGGTATTGATCCAACCCGCCTATACTTTGCGCCACGCACATCTAAAGAGGAGCACATTACCCGCCACCGCGCCGCCGATCTCTTTCTAGATACTCGCTACTACAACGCCCACACCACCGCCAGCGACGCTCTTTGGGCAGGACTCCCCCTCATCACCCCAGCCGGAGAAACCTTTGCCTCGCGGGTGGCAGCCAGTCTACTCTATGCCGTGCAGTTACCGCAGTTAGTGACGGAAACCCTTCAGGAGTATGAAGATCTGGCCATCTATTTAGCGACCCATTCCGATGAATTGCAGCAGTATCAAGCCCATCTCGACATCCACCGTTTAGATCTACCTCTATTTGACACGCCCCAAACGGTTCGGCACTTGGAACAAGTCTATCTTCTAGCCTGGAACCATCATTGCACCGGACAGCCACCGACCCACCTCCAGGTAAAACTTCCCAGCACCAATGTGTCCACTCCAGGATCTGCGCCCGCAGTGATATCGCAACCCTCCCTGTTACCCACGGTTAATGCTGAAACGAATTTAGACGAAAATCCCGGAGAACCCGTATCCTGCCAAGCCGATGAAGGATTTCAGCACTGGCTGCGTCTATCCGGAGGAGCGATCGCCGTCACCACCTATCAGGCCGGAAAAGTGCTGATGGTGGGCTGGAATGGACAACAGGTAACAATGCTGTTGCGGCAGTTTTCAAAACCGATGGGGATGGCGGTGATGGGCGATCGCATTGCCCTGGCGACCCAGCATGAAGTCGTTCTCTTTGCCAATGCCAAGCCTCTCGCTCACGACTATTTGGAACAGCAGCCCGGACGATACGACACCCTCTATCTCCCGCGAGCCGCTTACTACACAGGCGATCTCAATATCCACGATATGAGCTTTGGACAGGGACGATTGTGGATGGTGAACACTCGCTTTTCCTGTTTGGCCTCCCTCAGCACCGACTATAGTTTTGTCCCCGAATGGCGACCCTCCTTTATTTCAGACCTGGCACCGGAGGATCGCTGTCATCTCAATGGGTTAGCGATGGTGGGCGATCGCCCCAAATACGTCACCGCTCTAGGCGAAACGAACGAAGTAGGGGGATGGCGGGAGAACAAAGCTAAAGGTGGAATCGTGATCGACGTGGACACCAACGAAGTTATCCACCGGGGACTCTCGATGCCCCACTCGCCGCAGTGGTATGAAGGGGCGCTGTGGGTGCTGAATTCGGGAGTCGGGGAACTATGCCGCATTGATGTCCAAAAGGGCGATCGCACCGTCATTTGCGCGTTACCGGGCTTCGGGCGCGGACTTTGCTTTGTGGGGGACTACGCTCTCATGGGTCTATGTCAAATTCGGGAACGACATATTTTTGGTGGATTGCCTGTCCAAGAGCGATTTGCCCAACTGCTGTGCGGGGTTGCCATTGTCAATATCCGCACAGGTGATCAGGTGGGGTTACTCAAGTTTGATAGCGGGTGTCGCGAGCTCTATGACGTGAAATTTTTGCCGGGAATGCTCCGCCCCACCATTTTGAACCTCGACAAACCTGCGGTGCGAGAAGCCTTTACCGCGCCAGAGGTCGCCTACTGGTTGCGTCCCTCTAACTTGATTCACGATGATCCGACAATGTTTGGTTAG